A single region of the Nocardioides ochotonae genome encodes:
- a CDS encoding ABC transporter ATP-binding protein: protein MSTTALPVADGRALRSYVKRLARRHPRLLYGALGLHVLAAGAALAAPRLIGDLVEAVEVGTTVGHVDDIMLLLAGFVVLQTILTRFARYLSQVLGEQVLAELREDFVEASLALPVGVVESAGSGDLLTRTSRDVDQLGWSVRWALPEWTIAVVTAVITFAAAISVGWWVALPCLLGVPPLVIGLRWYLARAKDGYLRESASYSAINATLTETVEGARTVEALGLAEERLRAIDDDIRESFHAERYTLHLRTVFFPSMELSYLIPTVATLLLGGYLYTEGQVSLGDVTAAVLYVQMLIDPVDRIVSILDELQMGAASLARLLGVAEVPDDREVTGAVPRGEQIEATDVRFSYVEGRDVLHGVDLGVGVGERIAMVGPSGAGKSTLGRLLAGIHPPRTGSVTVGGVGLTELPLDDLRGHVALVTQEHHVFAGTVRDNVVLARPGAGDDAVREALDAVDALGWVEALPGGLDEVVGSGGATLSAAQAQQVALARLVLADPHTLVLDEATSLIDPRAARHLERSLAAVLEGRTVIAIAHRLFSAHDADRVAVVEDGRISEIGSHDELVAAGGSYAELWDSWNGKHHD, encoded by the coding sequence ATGAGCACCACCGCCCTGCCCGTCGCCGACGGGCGCGCGCTGCGCTCCTACGTCAAGCGCCTCGCCCGCCGCCACCCGCGGCTGCTGTACGGCGCCCTCGGGCTGCACGTCCTGGCCGCCGGCGCCGCGCTCGCGGCCCCGCGGCTGATCGGCGACCTGGTCGAGGCGGTCGAGGTCGGGACCACGGTGGGCCACGTCGACGACATCATGCTGCTGCTCGCCGGCTTCGTGGTCCTGCAGACGATCCTGACCCGCTTCGCCCGCTACCTCAGCCAGGTGCTGGGCGAGCAGGTCCTCGCCGAGCTGCGCGAGGACTTCGTCGAGGCCTCGCTGGCGCTGCCGGTCGGGGTCGTGGAGTCCGCCGGCTCCGGCGACCTGCTCACCCGGACCTCGCGCGACGTCGACCAGCTCGGCTGGTCGGTGCGGTGGGCGCTGCCGGAGTGGACGATCGCCGTGGTCACCGCCGTGATCACCTTCGCCGCCGCGATCAGCGTCGGCTGGTGGGTGGCGCTGCCGTGCCTGCTCGGCGTACCGCCTCTGGTGATCGGCCTGCGCTGGTACCTCGCCCGTGCCAAGGACGGCTACCTGCGCGAGAGCGCGTCGTACTCCGCCATCAACGCGACCCTCACCGAGACCGTCGAGGGCGCGCGCACGGTCGAGGCGCTGGGCCTCGCCGAGGAACGGCTGCGGGCGATCGACGACGACATCCGCGAGTCCTTCCACGCCGAGCGCTACACGCTGCACCTGCGCACGGTGTTCTTCCCGAGCATGGAGCTGTCCTACCTGATCCCCACGGTGGCGACGCTGCTGCTGGGCGGCTACCTCTACACCGAGGGCCAGGTGTCGCTCGGCGACGTCACCGCCGCGGTGCTCTACGTGCAGATGCTCATCGACCCCGTCGACCGGATCGTCTCGATCCTCGACGAGCTCCAGATGGGCGCCGCCTCGCTGGCCCGGCTCCTCGGCGTCGCCGAGGTGCCCGACGACCGCGAGGTCACCGGCGCGGTCCCGCGGGGCGAGCAGATCGAGGCCACGGACGTGCGGTTCTCCTACGTCGAGGGGCGCGACGTCCTGCACGGCGTCGACCTCGGCGTCGGCGTCGGCGAGCGGATCGCGATGGTCGGCCCCTCGGGCGCCGGCAAGTCCACCCTGGGCCGGCTGCTGGCGGGCATCCACCCGCCGCGCACCGGCTCGGTGACCGTGGGCGGCGTCGGGCTGACCGAGCTGCCGCTCGACGACCTGCGCGGCCACGTGGCCCTGGTGACCCAGGAGCACCACGTCTTCGCCGGCACGGTGCGCGACAACGTGGTGCTCGCCCGTCCCGGCGCCGGGGACGACGCCGTGCGCGAGGCGCTGGACGCCGTCGACGCGCTCGGCTGGGTCGAGGCGCTGCCCGGCGGGCTCGACGAGGTGGTCGGCTCCGGCGGCGCCACGCTGAGCGCCGCGCAGGCCCAGCAGGTCGCGCTGGCGCGGCTGGTGCTGGCCGACCCGCACACCCTGGTCCTCGACGAGGCGACCTCGCTGATCGACCCGCGCGCCGCCCGGCACCTCGAGCGCTCGCTGGCCGCGGTCCTCGAGGGCCGCACCGTCATCGCGATCGCGCACCGGCTCTTCTCCGCCCACGACGCCGACCGGGTGGCGGTGGTCGAGGACGGGCGGATCAGCGAGATCGGCTCGCACGACGAGCTGGTCGCCGCGGGCGGCTCGTACGCCGAGCTGTGGGACAGCTGGAACGGCAAGCACCACGACTGA
- the npdG gene encoding NADPH-dependent F420 reductase has translation MSSSYRIAVIGGTGPQGKGLGYRFARHGHTVVLGSRSAEKAEPVAQEVTERLAGLEGAGQVTGASNADAVAAADVVLLAVPWDGHDELVASLDLAGKTVISCVNPLAFDKRGAHGRVIDEGEGSAAEHAQSLAPEATVVGAFHNVSAVHLWGEHDYLDEDVLVVGDVVEAKQVAQDLAVAVTSRRGVDAGKLRLARVLEPLTAVLISVNRKYKVNSGIRLSGLEDVER, from the coding sequence TTGTCGTCGTCCTACCGCATCGCCGTGATCGGAGGCACCGGCCCGCAGGGCAAGGGCCTCGGCTACCGCTTCGCCCGCCACGGCCACACTGTGGTCCTGGGCTCCCGCTCGGCGGAGAAGGCCGAGCCGGTGGCGCAGGAGGTCACCGAGCGGCTCGCCGGCCTCGAGGGTGCGGGCCAGGTCACCGGCGCCTCGAACGCCGACGCCGTCGCCGCCGCCGACGTGGTGCTGCTCGCCGTGCCGTGGGACGGCCACGACGAGCTGGTCGCCAGCCTCGACCTGGCCGGCAAGACCGTCATCTCGTGCGTGAACCCGCTGGCCTTCGACAAGCGGGGCGCGCACGGTCGCGTCATCGACGAGGGGGAGGGCTCAGCCGCCGAGCACGCCCAGTCCCTCGCGCCCGAGGCGACCGTGGTCGGCGCCTTCCACAACGTCTCGGCCGTCCACCTGTGGGGCGAGCACGACTACCTCGACGAGGACGTCCTCGTGGTCGGTGACGTCGTGGAGGCGAAGCAGGTCGCCCAGGACCTCGCGGTCGCGGTCACCAGCCGCCGCGGCGTCGACGCCGGCAAGCTGCGCCTGGCCCGGGTGCTCGAGCCGCTCACCGCGGTGCTGATCTCGGTGAACCGCAAGTACAAGGTCAACTCCGGCATCCGCCTCAGCGGCCTGGAGGACGTCGAGCGCTGA
- a CDS encoding LLM class F420-dependent oxidoreductase → MKLSMTLVYAGNPRESAEQVVGLEKAGLDTIWVAEPYGFDAPTLMGYLAARTETVEIGAGILNVYSRTPGALLQTAAGLDNVSGGRAVIGLGASGPQVIEGFHGVPYDRPLGRTREAIEIIRMGLRREPLVHDGIFTLPLPADQGLGLGKPLKLLNRPERPVVPLWVAALGERNVAMTAEVADGWLPFLFFPEKAHTVWGDALARGAAKRSPELGPLEISAGGVVAIGEDVKGALDLMRPMYALYVGGMGARGKNFYNQLACEYGYEKEAAEIQDLYLAGKKREAEAKVPLEWLEAGNLVGPASYVQERIAAFREAGVTNLQVMPATEDPAATVAQVKEWVS, encoded by the coding sequence ATGAAGCTGTCGATGACCTTGGTGTACGCCGGCAACCCCCGCGAGAGCGCCGAGCAGGTCGTCGGCCTCGAGAAGGCCGGCCTGGACACCATCTGGGTGGCCGAGCCGTACGGCTTCGACGCGCCGACGCTGATGGGCTACCTCGCCGCCCGCACCGAGACCGTCGAGATCGGCGCCGGGATCCTCAACGTCTACTCGCGCACCCCCGGCGCGCTGCTCCAGACCGCGGCCGGACTCGACAACGTGTCCGGCGGGCGCGCGGTCATCGGCCTCGGCGCCTCCGGCCCCCAGGTCATCGAGGGCTTCCACGGCGTGCCCTACGACCGGCCGCTGGGGCGCACCCGCGAGGCCATCGAGATCATCCGCATGGGCCTGCGCCGCGAGCCGCTTGTCCACGACGGCATCTTCACGCTGCCGCTGCCGGCGGACCAGGGCCTCGGGCTCGGCAAGCCGCTGAAGCTGCTGAACCGCCCCGAGCGGCCGGTCGTCCCGCTGTGGGTGGCAGCGCTGGGCGAGCGCAACGTCGCGATGACCGCCGAGGTCGCCGACGGCTGGCTGCCGTTCCTCTTCTTCCCCGAGAAGGCGCACACCGTGTGGGGCGACGCCCTGGCCCGCGGCGCGGCGAAGCGCTCCCCCGAGCTCGGCCCGCTGGAGATCAGCGCCGGCGGCGTCGTCGCCATCGGCGAGGACGTCAAGGGGGCGCTCGACCTGATGCGCCCCATGTACGCCCTCTACGTCGGTGGCATGGGCGCACGCGGCAAGAACTTCTACAACCAGCTGGCCTGCGAGTACGGCTACGAGAAGGAGGCCGCGGAGATCCAGGACCTCTACCTCGCCGGGAAGAAGCGCGAGGCCGAGGCGAAGGTGCCGCTGGAGTGGCTGGAGGCCGGCAACCTGGTCGGCCCCGCGTCGTACGTCCAGGAGCGGATCGCGGCCTTCCGCGAGGCGGGCGTGACCAACCTCCAGGTCATGCCGGCGACCGAGGACCCGGCGGCCACCGTCGCGCAGGTCAAGGAGTGGGTCTCCTGA
- a CDS encoding acyltransferase family protein, with product MRRSGFRDDIQGMRALAVLAILLYHAGYSPYPGGFVTLDVFFVVSGFLITFLLLREIRRDATISLVGFYARRARRILPAATFVTLVTVAASWHFLNVVDARDAAYDGLWAAFFGANVRFAMEDTDYFAQDVPPSPLQHYWSLAVEEQFYLVLPLVLVLCLMWVRRRRAGVRSGVRAAERSPLPAIAALLGVMTLASFAWSLHASSASPDTAYFSTFTRAWEFGVGALLAMAAPFFAGGLPAWARNALAGAGLAAIVAACFLITEETPFPGWAALLPVLGTGAVMVAGAEHRGTPPLAQRLLGMRPLRAVGDASYSLYLWHWPVLAIASQHLGRDLTGRETLVAVAFIAVLTWASYRWIETPFRTLSPTPLSRALTLYPASVAVVLVGCLASVSVLDRSFDDDAPAISVSTYSTAPSGEELSDDSAVALVQASVAAALDEAPVPGSLEPPVLELRKDRADVGECDYREEPWTLCVRGDADAERTLVLLGNSHGRHWIPALDPIAQDAGYRAYYLVRPGCSPVRVAHGTLDGEEVTDCTRFNEWATEQVAELAPDLLIVTGTPPARAIIDGELVRDEDTLREATRTGFADLLDEVSPHAGRTVLLGDTPKRTDSPVDCLGRTGAHLGDCLGEPLEHPRLVALDSRRTARARDIDFIDTHRWFCTDEGCPAVVGSHVVMRDPEHVTTVYAAQLADALADALELSPASANGR from the coding sequence GTGCGCCGCAGTGGTTTCCGCGACGACATCCAGGGGATGCGAGCCCTCGCCGTGCTGGCGATCCTGCTCTACCACGCGGGCTACAGCCCCTACCCGGGCGGCTTCGTCACCCTCGACGTGTTCTTCGTGGTCTCGGGGTTCTTGATCACCTTCCTGCTGCTGCGCGAGATCCGGCGCGACGCCACGATCTCGCTGGTCGGGTTCTACGCGCGCCGGGCCCGCCGGATCCTGCCGGCGGCGACCTTCGTGACCCTGGTGACCGTCGCGGCGTCCTGGCACTTCCTCAACGTCGTGGACGCCCGCGACGCGGCGTACGACGGGCTGTGGGCGGCGTTCTTCGGCGCGAACGTCCGCTTCGCCATGGAGGACACCGACTACTTCGCCCAGGACGTCCCGCCCTCGCCGCTCCAGCACTACTGGTCGCTGGCGGTCGAGGAGCAGTTCTACCTGGTGCTGCCGCTCGTGCTGGTGCTGTGCCTGATGTGGGTGCGGCGCCGACGGGCCGGCGTCAGGTCCGGCGTGCGCGCCGCCGAGCGCTCGCCGCTGCCGGCGATCGCGGCGCTGCTGGGCGTCATGACGCTGGCCAGCTTCGCCTGGTCGCTGCACGCCTCGAGCGCGAGCCCGGACACGGCGTACTTCTCGACCTTCACCCGGGCCTGGGAGTTCGGCGTCGGGGCGCTGCTGGCCATGGCCGCCCCGTTCTTCGCCGGCGGCCTGCCCGCCTGGGCGCGCAACGCGCTGGCCGGCGCCGGGCTCGCCGCGATCGTCGCCGCCTGCTTCCTGATCACCGAGGAGACCCCGTTCCCCGGCTGGGCCGCGCTGCTGCCGGTGCTGGGCACGGGCGCGGTCATGGTCGCGGGTGCCGAGCACCGCGGCACCCCGCCGCTGGCGCAGCGGCTGCTCGGGATGCGCCCGCTGCGGGCCGTCGGCGACGCGTCGTACTCGCTGTACCTGTGGCACTGGCCGGTGCTGGCGATCGCCAGCCAGCACCTCGGCCGCGACCTGACCGGACGCGAGACGCTGGTCGCGGTCGCGTTCATCGCGGTGCTCACCTGGGCCAGCTACCGCTGGATCGAGACGCCCTTCCGGACGCTGTCACCGACCCCGCTCTCCCGGGCGCTCACCCTCTACCCCGCCTCCGTCGCCGTCGTGCTGGTCGGCTGCCTGGCCTCGGTGTCGGTCCTGGACCGCTCCTTCGACGACGACGCCCCCGCGATCAGCGTCTCGACGTACAGCACCGCACCGTCGGGCGAGGAGCTCTCCGACGACTCCGCGGTCGCGCTGGTGCAGGCCTCGGTCGCGGCGGCGCTGGACGAGGCACCCGTGCCCGGCTCGCTGGAGCCGCCCGTGCTCGAGCTGCGCAAGGACCGCGCCGACGTCGGCGAGTGCGACTACCGCGAGGAGCCGTGGACGCTGTGCGTGCGCGGCGACGCCGACGCCGAGCGCACCCTGGTGCTGCTCGGCAACTCCCACGGACGCCACTGGATCCCGGCCCTCGACCCGATCGCACAGGACGCCGGCTACCGCGCGTACTACCTGGTGCGCCCGGGGTGCAGCCCGGTCCGGGTCGCGCACGGCACCCTCGACGGCGAGGAGGTGACCGACTGCACCCGCTTCAACGAGTGGGCCACCGAGCAGGTCGCCGAGCTCGCGCCCGACCTGCTGATCGTCACCGGTACGCCGCCGGCGCGCGCGATCATCGACGGCGAGCTGGTCCGCGACGAGGACACCCTGCGCGAGGCGACCCGCACCGGCTTCGCCGACCTGCTGGACGAGGTCTCCCCGCACGCCGGACGCACGGTGCTGCTCGGCGACACCCCCAAGCGCACCGACAGTCCCGTGGACTGCCTCGGCCGCACCGGCGCGCACCTGGGCGACTGCCTCGGCGAACCCCTCGAGCACCCCCGGCTGGTCGCCCTGGACAGCCGCCGGACCGCCCGCGCACGCGACATCGACTTCATCGACACGCACCGCTGGTTCTGCACCGACGAGGGCTGCCCCGCGGTCGTCGGCTCCCACGTCGTGATGCGCGACCCCGAGCACGTCACCACCGTGTACGCCGCCCAGCTGGCCGACGCGCTGGCCGACGCCCTCGAGCTCAGCCCTGCTTCAGCGAACGGGCGATGA
- a CDS encoding MerR family transcriptional regulator, which translates to MGEDADGEQLLTIDELAAVTRTTVRTTRYYASLGLVPPPVRRGRVAYYGAEHRARLDMVRALQEHGFTLQAIERFLAGLPADATVEELALQRAMLTSWTGQPAVELTREELEERAGRSLDEHDLTMLEKVGSIERGATGYVALPSLRVGVELLDLDVPEDAVEAAGEAIRRHMTALADELTEVLREGVLAPYRRAAHSPEDAARLERTMSRLRQLTLEAVVAGFQRAANAVIARSLKQG; encoded by the coding sequence ATGGGCGAGGACGCGGACGGCGAGCAGCTGCTCACGATCGACGAGCTCGCGGCGGTGACTAGGACCACCGTGCGCACGACGCGCTACTACGCCAGCCTCGGGCTGGTGCCGCCGCCGGTACGCCGGGGTCGGGTCGCCTACTACGGCGCCGAGCACCGCGCCCGGCTGGACATGGTGCGCGCGCTGCAGGAGCACGGCTTCACCCTCCAGGCCATCGAGCGCTTCCTCGCCGGGCTCCCGGCGGACGCCACGGTCGAGGAGCTCGCGCTCCAGCGCGCGATGCTCACCTCCTGGACCGGCCAGCCGGCGGTCGAGCTCACCCGCGAGGAGCTCGAGGAGCGCGCCGGGCGCAGCCTGGACGAGCACGACCTCACGATGCTGGAGAAGGTCGGCAGCATCGAGCGCGGCGCCACCGGGTACGTCGCGCTGCCCAGCCTCCGCGTGGGCGTGGAGCTGCTCGACCTGGACGTCCCCGAGGACGCCGTCGAGGCCGCGGGGGAGGCGATCCGCCGGCACATGACCGCGCTGGCCGACGAGCTCACCGAGGTGCTGCGCGAGGGGGTGCTGGCGCCATACCGCCGCGCGGCGCACTCGCCGGAGGACGCCGCGCGCCTCGAGCGCACGATGTCCCGGCTGCGTCAGCTGACCCTGGAGGCGGTGGTGGCGGGGTTCCAGCGCGCCGCGAACGCCGTCATCGCCCGTTCGCTGAAGCAGGGCTGA
- a CDS encoding acyl-CoA dehydrogenase family protein, producing the protein MPETPSILEQEHEDFRATMRAFLEKEVVPFHDEWEREGQVSREVWRKAGEAGLLCFDVEEEYGGPGIKDFRYNMVVSDEIGRVGASGLGFPVHTDIIVPYISQLGTPEQKQRWLPGLVSGELISSIAMTEPGAGSDLQGIRTTAVDKGDHYVLNGSKTFISNGILSDLVIVVARTNPEAGHQGISLLVVERGMAGFERGRNLDKIGLKAQDTAELFFDNVVVPKENLLGEEGAGFINLMVNLPQERISIAAIAVAACEHILRLSLDYAKEREAFGKPIGKFQHNRFLLAEMATEVHIARLFVNDCVLKLNEGKVDTALASMAKWWTTELQKKLADQGVQLHGGYGYMNEYPIAKAYVDSRIQTIYGGTTEIQKEIIGRTLGI; encoded by the coding sequence ATGCCTGAGACCCCGTCGATCCTCGAGCAGGAGCACGAGGACTTCCGTGCCACCATGCGCGCGTTCCTGGAGAAGGAGGTCGTCCCGTTCCACGACGAGTGGGAGCGCGAGGGCCAGGTCTCCCGCGAGGTCTGGCGCAAGGCCGGCGAGGCCGGGCTGCTCTGCTTCGACGTCGAGGAGGAGTACGGCGGCCCGGGGATCAAGGACTTCCGCTACAACATGGTCGTCTCCGACGAGATCGGCCGCGTGGGCGCCAGCGGGCTGGGCTTCCCGGTCCACACCGACATCATCGTCCCCTACATCAGCCAGCTCGGGACGCCGGAGCAGAAGCAGCGCTGGCTGCCCGGCCTGGTCAGCGGCGAGCTGATCTCCTCGATCGCGATGACCGAGCCGGGCGCGGGCTCCGACCTCCAGGGCATCCGCACGACCGCCGTCGACAAGGGCGACCACTACGTCCTCAACGGCTCCAAGACCTTCATCAGCAACGGCATCCTGTCCGACCTGGTGATCGTGGTGGCACGCACCAACCCCGAGGCCGGGCACCAGGGCATCAGCCTGCTCGTCGTCGAGCGCGGGATGGCCGGCTTCGAGCGCGGTCGCAACCTCGACAAGATCGGCCTCAAGGCCCAGGACACCGCCGAGCTGTTCTTCGACAACGTCGTGGTGCCCAAGGAGAACCTGCTCGGCGAGGAGGGCGCGGGCTTCATCAACCTGATGGTGAACCTGCCCCAGGAGCGGATCTCGATCGCCGCGATCGCGGTCGCCGCCTGCGAGCACATCCTGCGCCTGAGCCTGGACTACGCCAAGGAGCGCGAGGCGTTCGGCAAGCCGATCGGCAAGTTCCAGCACAACCGGTTCCTGCTCGCCGAGATGGCCACCGAGGTCCACATCGCGCGGCTGTTCGTCAACGACTGCGTGCTCAAGCTCAACGAGGGCAAGGTCGACACCGCACTGGCCTCGATGGCGAAGTGGTGGACCACCGAGCTGCAGAAGAAGCTCGCCGACCAGGGCGTCCAGCTGCACGGCGGCTACGGCTACATGAACGAGTACCCGATCGCGAAGGCCTACGTGGACAGCCGGATCCAGACGATCTACGGCGGCACGACCGAGATCCAGAAGGAGATCATCGGGCGCACCCTCGGGATCTGA
- a CDS encoding AMP-dependent synthetase/ligase: MSEPTTPTAVLEARREIEEQIAGQTLVDALARTVEELGDAPAYSDKVGILAPGAPHAPGWRTLSWREVREQALDAAAGLLALGVEPGATVAIMSSNRIEHVVADLGAVHAGAVPMSVYLTLAPDQVSFIAGHSEPAVVVLEGADQLDRWRPALDASGSVRRVVVLDEAALPEGERYVGWSRFLADGAAYRAEHEDELRARLEAITPDQTLTILYTSGTTGNPKGVVLTHHNVLFEAECSLRTSRPEGENIFISYLPFAHIAERILGMYVPQINGAHVHLIADPALLLGTLGEVRPTRFFGVPRVWEKIRTGVSARLAAEPDEERRTAIEQAMAVGLEWVESTQVGQTTSPELQARFEAADAQVLSLLRALLGLDRCEWAASAAAPMPLEVAQFFGGLGMAIYDIYGMTETTAAITACGPGSFRMGTVGRALAGIEIKIAEDGEILARGPVTTPGYLRQEDATRALVDADGWVHTGDIGALDEDGFLTVVDRKKEMIITSAGKNISPSNIENLLKESPVIGHALVFGEGRPYVVAVLTLDAEIAPVVAERLALGTTDLAELAQHPAILALVQQAVDAANARLSRPEQVKAFELLPVEWSPESEELTPTLKLKRRVVHTKYADVLDSLYAT; the protein is encoded by the coding sequence ATGAGTGAGCCCACCACCCCCACCGCCGTGCTCGAGGCCCGCCGGGAGATCGAGGAGCAGATCGCCGGCCAGACACTGGTCGACGCGCTGGCCCGCACGGTCGAGGAGCTGGGCGACGCCCCGGCGTACTCCGACAAGGTCGGGATCCTCGCGCCCGGCGCGCCGCACGCACCCGGGTGGCGCACGCTGTCGTGGCGGGAGGTCCGCGAGCAGGCCCTGGACGCCGCCGCCGGCCTGCTCGCGCTCGGCGTGGAGCCCGGCGCCACGGTCGCGATCATGTCCAGCAACCGCATCGAGCACGTCGTCGCCGACCTGGGCGCCGTGCACGCCGGGGCGGTGCCGATGTCGGTCTACCTGACCCTCGCCCCCGACCAGGTCTCCTTCATCGCCGGCCACTCCGAGCCGGCGGTCGTGGTGCTCGAGGGGGCCGATCAGCTCGACCGCTGGCGACCCGCGCTGGACGCCAGCGGCTCGGTGCGGCGGGTCGTGGTGCTCGACGAGGCCGCCCTGCCCGAGGGCGAGCGGTACGTCGGGTGGTCGCGGTTCCTGGCGGACGGCGCGGCGTACCGTGCCGAGCACGAGGACGAGCTGCGCGCCCGCCTCGAGGCGATCACGCCGGACCAGACGCTGACCATCCTCTACACCTCCGGCACGACCGGGAACCCCAAGGGCGTGGTGCTGACCCACCACAACGTGCTCTTCGAGGCCGAGTGCTCACTGCGCACCTCGCGCCCCGAGGGCGAGAACATCTTCATCTCCTACCTGCCCTTCGCCCACATCGCGGAGCGGATCCTGGGCATGTACGTCCCGCAGATCAACGGCGCCCACGTGCACCTGATCGCCGACCCCGCGCTGCTGCTCGGCACGCTCGGGGAGGTCCGCCCCACCCGCTTCTTCGGCGTGCCACGGGTCTGGGAGAAGATCCGCACCGGCGTCTCCGCCAGGCTCGCGGCCGAGCCGGACGAGGAGCGACGCACGGCGATCGAGCAGGCGATGGCGGTCGGGCTGGAGTGGGTGGAGTCCACCCAGGTCGGACAGACCACGTCCCCCGAGCTCCAGGCCCGCTTCGAGGCCGCCGATGCCCAGGTGCTCAGCCTGCTGCGCGCACTGCTCGGGCTGGACCGCTGCGAGTGGGCCGCCTCGGCCGCGGCACCGATGCCGCTGGAGGTCGCGCAGTTCTTCGGCGGCCTGGGGATGGCGATCTACGACATCTACGGGATGACCGAGACCACCGCGGCGATCACCGCGTGCGGGCCCGGGTCGTTCCGGATGGGCACCGTCGGCCGCGCCCTGGCCGGGATCGAGATCAAGATCGCCGAGGACGGCGAGATCCTGGCCCGCGGCCCGGTGACCACGCCCGGCTACCTCCGCCAGGAGGACGCCACCCGCGCCCTGGTGGACGCCGACGGCTGGGTGCACACCGGGGACATCGGCGCGCTCGACGAGGACGGCTTCCTGACGGTGGTGGACCGCAAGAAGGAAATGATCATCACCTCGGCGGGCAAGAACATCTCGCCCTCCAACATCGAGAACCTGCTCAAGGAGTCCCCCGTCATCGGCCACGCCCTGGTCTTCGGCGAGGGCCGGCCCTACGTGGTCGCGGTGCTGACCCTGGACGCGGAGATCGCCCCGGTGGTCGCCGAGCGGCTCGCCCTCGGCACCACCGATCTCGCCGAGCTCGCCCAGCACCCCGCGATCCTCGCGCTGGTCCAGCAGGCCGTCGACGCCGCGAACGCCCGCCTCTCGCGCCCCGAGCAGGTCAAGGCCTTCGAGCTGCTGCCCGTGGAGTGGTCCCCGGAGTCCGAGGAGCTCACCCCCACCCTGAAGCTCAAGCGCCGCGTCGTCCACACGAAGTACGCCGACGTCCTCGACTCCCTCTACGCCACCTGA
- a CDS encoding acyl-CoA synthetase, producing MYPGTWAATHPDRVALVMSGSGRSLTYAELDERSLRLAQHLRAAGLRRGDVVALVSDNCPEAYEVYWAALRSGLYVTAVNHHLMPEEASYIVRDCGARALVVSGARAELVERLDVEVPERLAYGAEVAGYDDYEAALAAASADPLAEQPHGDDFLYSSGTTGRPKGVKVDLPDIDVDEPGYRYVSIFGGLYGFDEDTVYLSPAPVYHAAPLRFGGVVHALGGTLVMMERFDPESVLRAIEEHRVTHTQMVPTMFVRLLKLPTEARAAADVSSLRCVIHAAAPCPVEVKRRMIEWLGPIVHEYYASTEANGATFIDSERWLAHPGSVGTVLLGVLHICGEDGRELPPGEVGTVYFERSELGGRTPFSYHGDPAKTAGTQHPQHPEWTTVGDLGFVDEEGYLYLTDRAAFTIISGGVNIYPQEIEDLFSLHPAVADIAVVGLPDDEMGERVVAFVQPAPEVAPSPALAAQLRAYARARLAHYKVPTEVVFRRLLPRTPTGKMVKRQLRAEYAESP from the coding sequence ATGTATCCCGGGACCTGGGCAGCCACGCATCCGGACCGCGTCGCGCTCGTCATGTCCGGCTCCGGCCGGAGCCTCACCTACGCCGAGCTCGACGAGCGCAGCCTGCGCCTGGCCCAGCACCTGCGGGCGGCCGGGCTGCGCCGCGGTGACGTGGTCGCGCTGGTGAGCGACAACTGCCCGGAGGCCTACGAGGTCTACTGGGCCGCGCTGCGCTCGGGGCTCTACGTCACGGCCGTCAACCACCACCTGATGCCCGAGGAGGCGTCGTACATCGTGCGCGACTGCGGCGCGCGGGCGCTGGTGGTCTCCGGGGCGCGCGCCGAGCTGGTGGAGCGCCTCGACGTCGAGGTCCCCGAGCGGCTGGCGTACGGCGCGGAGGTGGCCGGCTACGACGACTACGAGGCGGCGCTGGCCGCGGCGTCCGCCGATCCGCTCGCCGAGCAGCCACACGGCGACGACTTCCTCTACTCCTCCGGGACGACCGGGCGGCCCAAGGGCGTGAAGGTCGACCTGCCCGACATCGACGTCGACGAGCCCGGCTACCGCTACGTCTCGATCTTCGGCGGCCTCTACGGCTTCGACGAGGACACCGTCTACCTCTCCCCGGCGCCGGTCTACCACGCGGCGCCGCTGCGCTTCGGCGGCGTCGTGCACGCCCTCGGCGGCACCCTGGTGATGATGGAGCGCTTCGACCCCGAGTCGGTGCTGCGGGCGATCGAGGAGCACCGGGTCACCCACACCCAGATGGTGCCGACGATGTTCGTGCGTCTGCTCAAGCTGCCCACCGAGGCGCGCGCGGCTGCCGACGTCAGCTCGCTGCGCTGCGTCATCCACGCCGCGGCGCCGTGCCCGGTCGAGGTGAAGCGGCGGATGATCGAGTGGCTCGGACCGATCGTTCACGAGTACTACGCCTCCACCGAGGCCAACGGCGCGACGTTCATCGACTCCGAGCGCTGGCTGGCGCACCCCGGGTCCGTGGGCACCGTTCTCCTCGGCGTACTGCACATCTGCGGGGAGGACGGCCGGGAGCTGCCGCCGGGCGAGGTCGGCACCGTCTACTTCGAGCGCAGCGAGCTCGGTGGGCGGACGCCGTTCAGCTACCACGGTGACCCGGCCAAGACCGCCGGCACCCAGCACCCGCAGCACCCGGAGTGGACCACCGTCGGCGACCTCGGGTTCGTCGATGAGGAGGGCTACCTCTACCTCACCGACCGTGCGGCGTTCACGATCATCTCCGGCGGGGTGAACATCTATCCCCAGGAGATCGAGGACCTCTTCAGCCTGCACCCGGCGGTCGCCGACATCGCCGTGGTCGGCCTGCCCGACGACGAGATGGGGGAGCGGGTCGTGGCGTTCGTGCAGCCCGCACCCGAGGTCGCCCCCAGCCCGGCGCTCGCCGCCCAGCTGCGCGCCTACGCCCGCGCCCGCCTCGCGCACTACAAGGTGCCGACCGAGGTCGTCTTCCGCCGCCTCCTCCCGCGCACCCCCACCGGCAAGATGGTCAAGCGCCAGCTCCGCGCGGAGTACGCCGAGTCCCCCTGA